Proteins encoded within one genomic window of Nonomuraea gerenzanensis:
- a CDS encoding TipAS antibiotic-recognition domain-containing protein, with protein sequence MSANLNLSAEDRAELFGDFDPDTHAAEAERRWGGTQAWADATRRSSSYTKQDWKRFMAEARDIATRLADALRSGIPADSDLAMDLAEEHRAHISRWCYECTYEIHRGLGELYVSDPRFTGSLDATTPGLAAYLHSAITANADRHSS encoded by the coding sequence ATGTCGGCGAACCTCAATCTCTCCGCCGAGGACCGCGCCGAACTCTTCGGCGACTTCGACCCGGACACGCACGCGGCCGAAGCGGAGCGACGCTGGGGCGGCACGCAGGCCTGGGCGGACGCGACGCGCCGCTCCTCCTCCTACACCAAGCAGGACTGGAAGCGCTTCATGGCGGAGGCCCGCGACATCGCCACCCGCCTCGCGGACGCCCTCCGCTCCGGCATCCCCGCGGACAGCGACCTGGCCATGGACCTGGCGGAGGAACACCGGGCCCACATCTCCCGCTGGTGCTACGAGTGCACGTACGAGATCCACCGGGGCCTCGGAGAGCTGTACGTCTCCGATCCCCGCTTCACCGGCTCCCTCGACGCCACCACCCCCGGCCTGGCGGCCTACCTCCACTCAGCCATCACCGCCAACGCCGACCGCCACAGCTCCTGA
- a CDS encoding ABC transporter ATP-binding protein: protein MGLIIDARRLSRTFGEQVVAVDTLTLQIPPGEIFGLLGPNGAGKTTTIRMLATLLPPSGGTARVCGFDVVRAASEVRGRIGYVMQQVSPMGHYLLTGREKAEIEAALYHVPRRRLKDRVAEVLDLVGLTRHADRLVQEYSGGMQKRLDLACGLLHRPELLILDEPTLGLDVQSRHHIWEHVRALCDAGMSVLLATNYMDEADRLCDRLTIIDDGRQVVTGTPAELKAALGAPSLDEVFLRHTGHELREEQR from the coding sequence ATGGGTCTGATCATCGACGCCCGGCGGCTGAGCCGCACCTTCGGCGAGCAGGTCGTCGCCGTGGACACCCTCACCCTCCAGATCCCTCCCGGCGAGATCTTCGGCCTCCTCGGCCCGAACGGCGCCGGCAAGACCACCACGATCAGGATGCTCGCCACGCTCCTGCCGCCCAGCGGGGGCACGGCACGGGTGTGCGGGTTCGACGTGGTGCGGGCCGCCTCGGAGGTGCGCGGCCGGATCGGGTACGTGATGCAGCAGGTCTCCCCGATGGGCCACTATCTGCTCACCGGCCGGGAGAAGGCCGAGATCGAGGCCGCCCTGTACCACGTGCCCAGACGGCGGCTGAAGGACAGGGTCGCCGAGGTGCTCGACCTCGTCGGGCTGACGCGGCACGCCGACCGGCTCGTCCAGGAGTACTCAGGCGGCATGCAGAAGCGCCTCGACCTCGCCTGCGGCCTGTTGCACCGGCCGGAGCTGCTGATCCTCGACGAGCCCACGCTCGGCCTGGACGTGCAGTCGCGCCACCACATCTGGGAGCACGTCCGCGCCCTCTGCGACGCCGGCATGTCCGTGCTCCTGGCCACCAACTACATGGACGAGGCCGACCGCCTCTGCGACCGGCTCACGATCATCGACGACGGCCGCCAGGTCGTCACCGGCACCCCGGCCGAGCTGAAGGCCGCGCTGGGGGCGCCGTCCCTGGACGAGGTGTTCCTGCGTCACACCGGGCACGAACTACGGGAGGAGCAGCGCTGA
- a CDS encoding TlyA family RNA methyltransferase, translating into MSRRIRLDSELVRRGMARSREQAAQLIEAGRVSVGGRRAEKPATQVDTASAIVVAASDDGPDYVSRGAHKLLGALDAFGALEVAGRRCLDAGASTGGFTDVLLRRGVAHVLAVDVGYGQLAWSLRNDERVTVMERVNVRDLTPEMVGEPPTLIVGDLSFISLRLVLPALAAVAAPRADFVMLVKPQFEVGKDLVGAGGVVRDPELRARSVRDAAAKALELGLSVRGVTASPLPGPSGNVEYLLWLGKGEGAPQVADLDAEIQRAVAEGPQ; encoded by the coding sequence GTGAGCCGCAGGATCCGCCTCGACAGCGAGCTCGTGCGCCGCGGCATGGCCCGCTCGCGCGAGCAGGCCGCGCAGCTCATCGAGGCCGGCCGGGTCAGCGTCGGCGGCCGGCGGGCCGAGAAGCCGGCCACCCAGGTCGACACCGCCTCCGCCATCGTCGTGGCCGCCTCCGACGACGGGCCCGACTACGTTTCGCGCGGAGCGCACAAGCTGCTCGGCGCGCTCGACGCGTTCGGCGCCCTGGAGGTTGCGGGCCGCCGCTGCCTCGACGCGGGCGCGTCCACGGGCGGGTTCACCGACGTGCTGCTGCGCCGGGGGGTCGCCCACGTGCTGGCCGTGGACGTCGGCTACGGCCAGCTCGCCTGGTCGCTGCGCAACGACGAGCGGGTGACGGTCATGGAGCGCGTCAACGTGCGCGACCTGACCCCCGAGATGGTGGGCGAGCCGCCCACGCTGATCGTGGGCGACCTGTCGTTCATCTCGCTGCGGCTGGTGCTGCCCGCGCTGGCGGCGGTCGCCGCGCCCAGGGCCGATTTCGTGATGCTGGTGAAACCGCAGTTCGAGGTGGGCAAGGACCTGGTGGGGGCGGGCGGCGTCGTACGGGATCCCGAGCTGCGCGCGCGCTCCGTGCGCGACGCCGCGGCCAAGGCGCTGGAGCTGGGGCTGAGCGTGCGCGGCGTGACCGCCAGCCCGCTGCCGGGGCCGTCGGGGAATGTGGAGTATCTGCTGTGGCTGGGCAAGGGGGAGGGCGCGCCGCAGGTCGCCGACCTCGACGCCGAGATCCAGCGTGCCGTCGCGGAAGGGCCGCAATGA
- a CDS encoding SCP2 sterol-binding domain-containing protein yields MASVEECRAALAKLVAQFDEIDEADRAKHVVERTVSCRVSDLDVIFYGRLHHGGLDPFTQEPPADGKPADVKLTIVSDDLIALVDGELDLARALLGGRVKIDASFGDLLRLRRLI; encoded by the coding sequence ATGGCAAGCGTCGAGGAGTGCCGGGCGGCACTGGCCAAGCTCGTCGCGCAGTTCGACGAGATCGACGAGGCGGACCGTGCCAAGCACGTGGTCGAGCGCACGGTCAGCTGCCGGGTGTCCGACCTCGACGTGATCTTCTACGGCCGGCTGCACCACGGGGGGCTGGACCCGTTCACGCAGGAGCCGCCGGCGGACGGCAAGCCGGCCGACGTGAAGCTCACGATCGTCAGCGACGACCTGATCGCGCTGGTCGACGGGGAGCTGGATCTGGCACGGGCGCTGCTCGGGGGGCGGGTGAAGATCGACGCGAGCTTCGGCGACCTGCTCCGCCTGCGCCGGCTGATCTGA
- a CDS encoding HAD-IIA family hydrolase, producing the protein MLIDGYDTLLLDLDGVVYLGSRAVPGAPEALEEARRRGARLAYVTNNASRTPAAIAAHLRELGAPASAADVVTSAQAAARLIAERVPAGAKVLVVGGSGLRLAVRDRGLRPVSTAAESPVAVVQGIAPGLSYGLLSEGALAVRQGALFVASNGDSTMPTGRGELPGNGAMVRVIAHATGVEPIYAGKPDPPLHRESMIRTGARRPLVVGDRLDTDIEGASNAGVESLLVLTGVATAVDVLTAEPRHRPTYVGEDLGALLQPYPEVRDGVCGGWRAEWRDGVLRLEGEGSRIDGLRAACDAAWAVAGDGRVEEDAVKPVLDRVG; encoded by the coding sequence GTGCTGATCGACGGCTATGACACCCTGCTGCTCGACCTCGACGGCGTGGTCTATTTGGGCAGCCGCGCGGTGCCGGGGGCTCCGGAGGCGTTGGAGGAGGCGCGGCGGCGCGGGGCGCGGCTGGCGTACGTCACCAACAACGCCTCGCGTACACCGGCGGCCATCGCGGCGCACCTGCGTGAGCTGGGTGCGCCCGCCTCGGCCGCGGACGTGGTGACCTCGGCGCAGGCGGCCGCCCGGTTGATCGCGGAGCGGGTGCCGGCCGGGGCGAAGGTGCTCGTGGTCGGCGGGTCCGGGTTGCGGCTGGCGGTACGGGATCGCGGGTTGCGTCCCGTCTCTACGGCTGCCGAGTCGCCTGTCGCCGTGGTGCAGGGGATCGCGCCCGGATTGTCGTACGGGCTGCTGTCGGAGGGGGCGCTGGCGGTGCGGCAGGGGGCGTTGTTCGTGGCGTCCAACGGGGACAGCACGATGCCGACCGGGCGCGGGGAGCTGCCCGGGAACGGGGCCATGGTGCGGGTGATCGCGCATGCCACCGGGGTGGAGCCCATCTATGCCGGTAAGCCTGATCCGCCGCTGCACCGGGAGTCGATGATCCGCACCGGGGCGCGGCGGCCGCTGGTGGTGGGGGACCGGCTCGACACCGATATCGAGGGGGCCTCCAACGCGGGGGTCGAGAGTCTGCTGGTGCTGACCGGGGTGGCGACGGCGGTCGATGTGCTGACGGCGGAGCCGCGGCATCGGCCCACGTATGTGGGGGAGGATCTGGGGGCGTTGCTGCAGCCTTATCCCGAGGTGCGTGATGGGGTTTGCGGGGGGTGGCGGGCCGAGTGGCGGGACGGCGTGCTGCGGCTGGAGGGGGAGGGGAGCCGGATCGATGGGTTGCGAGCCGCCTGCGACGCGGCCTGGGCGGTGGCCGGTGACGGCAGGGTGGAGGAGGACGCGGTCAAGCCGGTGCTCGACCGGGTGGGGTAG
- a CDS encoding ABC transporter permease produces MWSQEVLALSRRWLLMTLRERLNLLFSVLQPAVWLIFFAGGMGGAVDARVVGTGDYIAFAVPGVIAFTVVGNGVTAAMPLLFDKETGYLDKLLSMPIRRSSLIVSRFVFQVGMNSAQVLVILLVAFALGVRPASGPLGVLAILLVTALLTLALTAAAMALACAVPSHGTFFAITGFASLPLLFMSNAFVPLSAMPGWMEVVARVNPLTYAIEAMRVLVLRGWGAGVPVSLGALAVASALLLAVGAWQFTRQTSHRIT; encoded by the coding sequence ATGTGGTCGCAGGAGGTGCTGGCGCTGTCGCGCCGCTGGCTGCTGATGACGCTGCGGGAACGCCTGAACCTGCTCTTCAGCGTCCTCCAGCCGGCCGTGTGGCTGATCTTCTTCGCCGGCGGCATGGGCGGCGCGGTGGACGCGCGGGTCGTGGGGACGGGCGACTACATCGCCTTCGCGGTGCCGGGGGTCATCGCGTTCACCGTGGTGGGCAACGGGGTGACGGCGGCCATGCCGCTGCTGTTCGACAAGGAGACGGGGTACCTCGACAAGCTGCTCAGCATGCCGATCAGGCGCAGCTCGCTGATCGTGTCGCGGTTCGTGTTCCAGGTGGGCATGAACTCGGCCCAGGTGCTGGTGATCCTGCTCGTCGCGTTCGCCCTCGGCGTGCGTCCCGCCTCGGGGCCGCTGGGGGTGCTCGCGATCCTACTGGTCACGGCGCTGCTCACGCTGGCGCTCACGGCGGCGGCGATGGCGCTGGCCTGCGCGGTGCCGTCACACGGGACGTTCTTCGCCATCACCGGCTTCGCGTCGTTGCCGCTGCTGTTCATGAGCAACGCGTTCGTGCCGCTGTCCGCCATGCCCGGGTGGATGGAGGTGGTGGCACGGGTGAATCCGCTCACGTACGCGATCGAGGCGATGCGGGTACTGGTGTTGCGGGGGTGGGGTGCTGGGGTGCCTGTGTCGCTGGGCGCGCTGGCGGTGGCCTCGGCCCTGCTCCTGGCGGTCGGCGCCTGGCAATTCACCCGCCAGACCAGCCACCGCATCACCTGA